The proteins below come from a single Phocoena sinus isolate mPhoSin1 chromosome 2, mPhoSin1.pri, whole genome shotgun sequence genomic window:
- the ZSCAN2 gene encoding zinc finger and SCAN domain-containing protein 2 isoform X2 yields MMASEVPRVTTPLSPLVRVPQEEDDQEEEVATMILEDDSWVQEAVLQEDGPESEPFPQSAGKGSPHEEVAGGPQGALGRLRELCRRWLRPEVHTKEQMLTVLPREIQAWLQEHRPESSEEAVALVEDLTQTLRDSALTVPSTVPCT; encoded by the coding sequence ATGATGGCCTCGGAGGTGCCGAGAGTAACCACTCCCCTGAGCCCCTTAGTCCGTGTCCCTCAAGAGGAAGATGACCAGGAAGAGGAGGTCGCCACCATGATCCTGGAAGACGACTCCTGGGTGCAGGAAGCTGTGCTGCAGGAGGATGGCCCTGAGTCGGAGCCCTTTCCCCAGAGCGCCGGCAAGGGCAGCCCCCATGAGGAGGTGGCCGGAGGGCCACAGGGTGCCCTTGGCCGTCTTCGAGAGCTCTGCCGGCGCTGGCTGAGGCCAGAGGTGCACACCAAGGAGCAAATGCTGACCGTGCTGCCAAGGGAAATTCAGGCCTGGCTGCAAGAGCATCGGCCCGAGAGCAGCGAGGAGGCGGTGGCCCTGGTGGAAGATTTGACCCAGACCCTTCGGGACAGTG